One Sesamum indicum cultivar Zhongzhi No. 13 linkage group LG14, S_indicum_v1.0, whole genome shotgun sequence genomic window, CTACAAAATTGTCAAATGCGACTTAAAGGAGAGACAAGTGCCTAACTGTATTAGTTGCTACTACTGCTATGTCCATTGTGGCAATTGGCCCACCTCCAAATTAAACAAATGCTCAGAAATTCAGGAAGCCCTATTGGCAACATCAatgtttttgttgttcttaCAAAGGCGTGTTTGCAGAAAAAGGCGTCTCATGTGGTGTAATTTGAGGAtgtctttttcacttttaacaCGATTTAAAGTCAGATTGCAGTGAGTTTGACTGAGAATGGGGCAGATCTCTTGACTCACTACTTGGAATTTTGGATcactaaattaatatatggaCAGTGATAGGtaactagaaaataattgaaataaacaCTAATGATTCTCTGTCTCACTAGTAAAGTTGAAATCTCACAATCAAAATCGTAAATTTCGAGTTTTACAGCGGTAAgtatttaatctatttttaataataataattaattatattttaatatccgAACTAtgatatgtttatattttggcatctaaactttttctttctatcaaCTTAACATctcaattttacgaaattttgcactttgtcatttataattgtttttcaaccatttttcatatatgtacAAAATATGATGTTTTCCTgccagaaaaatcaacaaaaagacagtcatatatggtaaaatacgaatttcaaaaaattgaaatagtaagttgatataaaaaaaaatttgatagcGAAGTTTAAAAACAGACATATTTAGTTTGGatggcaaaatgtaatttaccataataataatatttctttgcttggaaatttttttattgatttagaaATACTGATTTGTTCATTGACgttgttgattgatttataaatattaacgGATTGGGTACTAAATGTTGTAATTGTATAATCGTTGATCTcgaaatattgatgtatttaaaaaatcatattgcataattagaataaaagatgTAGGTATTTAGTCTACTTCTAACAACAATAATTGCTTATTTTAAGTTGTTGattgatttagaaatattaatgtattgggTAACTAAATATCTTAATTGTATGTTCGttgatttcaaaatatctAGGAttagaaaaacagaaaataaactaattcaaatttctattcaaaatccttttccattttttttatttaatatatatatgtatatatatacacgtgtataaaatcttttcttaaataacataaataacgTAATCTTTATATACCTAATGTGGCGagcatatattaaatgaaaatttatttttaaaaaagtaaggaCTTCCCAGTTcccaacttattttttatattttaatatgctTCGTacattttgattatattaattataaatttattgttactaatattttataagtttcataattttatttttttctgaaacttatttttataagttataagaTATTCtgtcttattttaaaaataagcttttaggttgcatttggattgaagaatttaaaataatgaatttgaaatttctttttaaatggaGTCATTTGAAATACGATCTCCCAGTTATTtcttcaaatccaaattcatcaatccaaatgcacccttataatatttagataaaataagtttataaaatattagtaatgttaatttttataattaattaaaatcgaagAAGCTtgttaaaaatactaaaaaaagaCTTTAaactccttatatttttttaaatgaatttatgaaCTCATAACATCTAATTATTCGTTCGATCTTATAAGCTCGTTCTCTAAAAGTTTTGTCAAACGCTTTTTccaacatattataaaatacttttaaaaacttataagctcaCTTGACACCTTTCGGATTTATGTACGagtcttataaaatatttttaaatgttgttctaaatataagtttttgaaatatctagataaaataattcacaCATTCTAAAACGTGTTAGAgatgacaattttaattaatatcatcaaactcGAAATAACTTAttaaagtttcaaaaaataagttattaaattcttattttattttcttaactaAACgagtttataagtttataaattatttttgtaccCTATAAACTCGTTTTCTTAATATTCCTAACGTTTGCTTCtctttaaacaaaattaatcgaatttgttgatactataaaaaaaataaatgaaaatccatatttatatTGGTTGACACACtgttactgacttattgcaggtcaaataaatctttttctgaccaaactatccaaaatttatttaacctgcaataaatcaataataagttaattggggGTAAACAAAGGTCATGAATATTAGATGTAGTTTCTCAAATcagtttacatgtaattataccaaatttcatgaaaagacaatataattatcccatattataaagtattttttttaaaaagaagagcttatcaaatttaaaaataaattattaaaaacttacaaacagtaaattttaaaaaattatggagctctttaatattttaagaaactTATAATTCACCAACTTAGattaaaataggaaaaagaaatcataTCCTTGCGAAAATTCTTGCACTCCTAATTATTAGAGAATATttctcgaattctgaaaatctGCGCATGTTTGGCAATACAATTTttcaccaaaataaattaacccCAAATTTTATGCAAAGCGACTGTTACAAGCAGCACACGAAGAAAAACAGTGGCCAAACACTACGCAAATccgaaatataatatatatatatatatgaaaagatatatatatgcatttccattttctctctctaagaAAATTGGAATTATTACGTTTTCGTAATATGCAAATGTGAGTTGCTAAACCCAATCTCATAAATATCTCTGTTTTTGGGCCCTAAATTTACGTGGGGCATTTATGTATGTGGGTCCAGATTTGCGTTTCCCAGTAACGATTGGGGTCTTGGATTTCTGGGTTGAATCGAATTTTTCAACTAACTGAAGGAGTTTGTTTTATGTCGGATTTATTCTTTTGATCGAATTTATTGTGGGTGTGAATGGGCATTGAGGAAGTAGATGGGAGGTGCTGTTGTTGAGTTTTGGATGCGGGTTTCTGTTTGTTTTTGGAAACTTTTAGGGAATTGCTCGTGTGTTTATCGATTGATGGTTTTCGAGTGAGTTAGGTAGCGCGCTTGGCTTTGTATATTGTGTTGCCTGTGATAGATTTGGTGTATTGGGGGAGCTTTTCTGAATATTTGGGTATTGATTCTGTGGTGGGATTCCGAAGTTGCGTGCTGAATTTGAAGAATGAATAgttgtttccttttttggCAATTAATTTGGTGAATCAATATTCATCTTAGTTGCTAATTGTTGCATAATTGGtagatttcttgattttgaaatgtctgattttgttttttctaattaatctGATGTTGATCGCCTCGAGCTGTTGTTTGTGATTTTATGTACAGTGTGCAGAATTCTTTTATGGATGAAGGAGCAATTTGagaggaagaagagatgaaAGTTACTTTTGAGGGTTTGGAGGTACAATGACTGGAGGGTCATTGGGGTTAAGATTATCGGGAAGTTTCGGGTCCTTGCAGCAACAGGCACAGAATGGAGGATTGCAATCTCAGAATGTGTATATAACTCGGAGGTCTTCGAAGACGTCTCTCAATGGTTCTAGGGAGAAGGAAAGATTCTTCTCTTCTACTTTAAGATACTTGTGCAGAAGGAAAGTTGGGATGCTGATTTTGGCTTCATTTGCGGTATTGGGTTTCATGACAGGGTTCTTTACAGTCAACAAAGGTCCGATGCaatgcatttttctttgttcCCTTCACATTTTCTCTTGTACACAACTTTACATTGCTGGGGTTCCAATTGATTGCTTACTAACTGAAGGAGTAGAGAGCTTTTCTTTGCAACCACAATCCCCTTAAATAATGTTGTCAAACTTAATTGTCTTTATATTTGAAGATTCACATCTGATTCAATTGTATagcttttacttttttgacatatttgagaagaagagaagaaagattttttttgtccATTTCTATTAACTGTTATAGCATAAAACTCAGTGCATCAGTTAATGCCTGGGCTGGAATCTTTTGCAAGCATGAGATAATCCATTTTCAATACGAGTAACATATGTGTAGTTATGTTTGTTCTTTTCAGAGGATGATTTCGAAGGCTATGGTTTGCCATTTGATACCAGATACATAACCAAGTCTTATGTTACACCTTGGCTATTGCCTGGAAAAGAAGTAATACATAGTAATTCTAAAATCAACAAAGTGTTAGTATGTGATTATCGTACCGGGTGGGCCACTCTCTTCAATGCTTCAGCTGTGGGTAACTCTTCTACTTCGGCTACTGTTCTAACCAATCCATGCAAAGGGTTTGCATTTCCTCCCCCTCCTCCTGGTGATAAGAGGCGAATTGGTCCAAGACGTAAGTTGGGATCCCTTGACCTTGTTGCTTCTTTTATTTCGTTGGGATCCCTTGACCTTGTTGCTTATTTCTGTTTTAGAGTAACTGCTGACCCACgatgtaaatgtaaattttcacAGTGGAAAGTTCTGACTCCTGTTTTTTGTTCTTCGTGTGTTTATGTGTGTGCCTGCCGTAGCTTTTGTAGATTCAGTCAACTTACTCTTTTTTGTTGTCCTCAGCTTGTCCGGTATGCTACATTCCCGTGGAGCAGGCAATAGCTCGTATGCCTGGGTTCCCATCACCATCTCCTATCGTtcatcatttaaattatttctctGAGGAAAATCCATCGAAAACTGAAGCAAATGGAGGGTCTGATTTTGGTGGTTATCCTTCTCTGAAACAGAGGAATGATTCTTTCAATATTAAAGAGTCAATGACTGTTCATTGTGGGTAAGTTACAGTTTCCTTCtgcattacatatatattttccttttggACCCGTTTTAACTTCGATCAGACTTACTCTATATCTTTTCTTTAGATTTGTCAAAGGCTGCAGAGCTGGTTATCAAACTGGATTTGAGATTCATATGGCTGACCTTGAGGTGTTGGAGCAGTTCCATGAGGTCATTGTTGCCTCTGCTATATTCGGTACAGCTGAGAATTAGCTAGGCTCTGAAGTTCAACAATTTTATCTCTTTGAGATTTCAGCATGCTGCATGCATTTGAATTATATCACTGCGGAAGCTGCAGGATTGCTTGCAACTTGTCTAACCTCTAAACTATCTTTGTTATCAAGCTTATTTCTTGCTTCCTTCTATATCATCCTATTCAGGAAATTATGATGTGATTCAGCAGCCAAAGAATATTGGTGAAACTGCAAGAAGCAAAGTTCCCTTCTTTATGTTCATTGATGAAGAGACTGAAAGATATATGAAGAATTCTAGTCTCTTGGGCAGCGACAAACAGGTTGGGTTATGGAGGATTATAGTTGTACGCAATGTTCCTTACACTGACCCAAGAAGAAATGGAAAGGTCTGTGCTTCATTTGGATTTTTtgccccttttcttttcttcatagTTTCCAAGAAGTTTGAACCAACCATCGTGTATGTCAATATGTTTCTGACATAGAGAGTATAATTCTTGATGAAGACTCAATTTCACATTCTAACCATAAAGTCCGTGTTTTTCTAGGCCTAAGTTTTCTTCTTATTCAGACTCAAGGATGTAAGCTGTTATGCACTTTCTAAATTAGTATACTCATTTCATGATGCATTTGAACTTTGTTTTTCTGCTTTATCCACTGTACAGTCTCTTATAATTGAGTCCATCTCAGCAGTAGATGAGACTATTTTACTGCAGGTGGTAGGAAAtgttcattttttcatttaataatctTCAGAACAGATATTATGGGCGCCTGATTATCTTGCTTTTCATGTGTTGCGACAATTAGATAATTGATATTAGAGAAAGTCAAAAGTCCACAGCGTAATCTAGCTCTAAGGCAGTGGACTCTATGTATGTCTGGCTGCTAGAGCTACTCATGGCTTTGTCCAGCTTTTCCTTGTTGAGTAGTTCACTGATCATGACTGTCTTGTTCTTAACTTTCCTCGATTAGACTCTCAGAAAATTGATGATTGCCAGAGttattattttggattaatatCGTGAATACGGAAAAACTGATTCACTCTTTAAATAATGTGGCTAAATAATGAATTCCAGTTATAGTTTATAGCTTGTGGTTTCAATTTGATGATGCACTTATGAAAGACCTTTTTGCTAAGGAATTAGAATCAATGCTTTTGTTCTAGCAGGTGCCAAAGCTATTGTTGCATAGGCTCTTTCCAAATACCCGATTCTCTATCTGGATTGATGGAAAGCTGCAGCTCGTTGTGGACCCCTACCAGATTCTTGAAAGGTATCCTTGATCTTTTAGCTGTTAGCCACATCTACTTAGTGGTTGTCAATATAAAGTCACCCATTTGCCCATAGTTTGTTGCTCTACTACACTGAGCTATCAACTGCTTCATCTCTCAGGTTCTTGTGGCGCCATAATGCGACTTTTGCTATATCAAGGCATTATAGACGCTTTGACGTATTTGAAGAAGCTGAGGCAAACAAAGCTGGAGCGAAATATGATAATGCTTCTATTGATTaccaaattgaattttataaaaaggaGGGTTTAACACCATACACAACTGCTAAGCTTCCCATAACTAGTGGTACATCTATTACTGGCTTATGTGTTTGTATGATTCATTCTCATTTGGTCTCAGAATTGATGAGAACTGAAATTTCTGCAGATGTACC contains:
- the LOC105176998 gene encoding uncharacterized protein LOC105176998 is translated as MTGGSLGLRLSGSFGSLQQQAQNGGLQSQNVYITRRSSKTSLNGSREKERFFSSTLRYLCRRKVGMLILASFAVLGFMTGFFTVNKEDDFEGYGLPFDTRYITKSYVTPWLLPGKEVIHSNSKINKVLVCDYRTGWATLFNASAVGNSSTSATVLTNPCKGFAFPPPPPGDKRRIGPRPCPVCYIPVEQAIARMPGFPSPSPIVHHLNYFSEENPSKTEANGGSDFGGYPSLKQRNDSFNIKESMTVHCGFVKGCRAGYQTGFEIHMADLEVLEQFHEVIVASAIFGNYDVIQQPKNIGETARSKVPFFMFIDEETERYMKNSSLLGSDKQVGLWRIIVVRNVPYTDPRRNGKVPKLLLHRLFPNTRFSIWIDGKLQLVVDPYQILERFLWRHNATFAISRHYRRFDVFEEAEANKAGAKYDNASIDYQIEFYKKEGLTPYTTAKLPITSDVPEGCVIIREHIPITNLFSCLWFNEVDRFTSRDQLSFSTVRDKVVAQVNWSINMFLDCERRNFVIQAYHRDLLEQRAQMARTRPPPALVRARALPKKGPVRRGRDKKSGPRKRRRVTPKNRENYFI